A window of the Synergistaceae bacterium genome harbors these coding sequences:
- a CDS encoding transposase, with product QCGARHDRDVNAAVNLRKYAVSSTVSACGEESSGRRREMAVKLASVKQEANSKLAPDHI from the coding sequence CGCAATGTGGCGCACGTCATGATCGTGACGTAAACGCCGCAGTCAATTTAAGAAAATACGCCGTGAGTTCCACGGTGTCAGCCTGTGGAGAGGAAAGCTCTGGCCGTCGTCGCGAGATGGCGGTGAAACTGGCCTCAGTGAAGCAGGAAGCCAACAGTAAACTTG